The Euphorbia lathyris chromosome 8, ddEupLath1.1, whole genome shotgun sequence genome has a window encoding:
- the LOC136202766 gene encoding sucrose synthase: MAERVITRVHSSRERLDETLAANRNEIVALLTRIEAKGKGILQHHHIIAEFEAIPEDNRKKLLEGVFGDVLRAAQEAIVSPPWVALAVRPSPGVWEYVRVNVHALVVEELRVAEYLRFKEELVDGSQNGNFVLELDFEPFNASFPRPTLSKYIGNGVEFLNRHLSAKLFHDKESLHPLLEFLKVHCHKGKNMMLNDRIQNLNSLQYVLRKAEEYLVALPATTPYSQFEHKFQEIGLERGWGDTAERVLEMIRLLLDLLEAPDPCTLETFLGRIPMVFNVVIMSPHGYFAQDNVLGYPDTGGQVVYILDQVRALETEMLQRIKQQGLDITPRILIITRLLPDAVGTTCGQRLEKVYGSEHSDILRIPFRTEKGIVRKWISRFEVWPYLETYTEDVATEIGKEFQGKPDLIIGNYSDGNIVASLLAHKLGVTECTIAHALEKTKYPESDIYWKKFDDKYHFSCQFTADLFAMNHTDFIITSTFQEIAGSKDTVGQYESHTAFTLPGLYRVVHGIDVFDPKFNIVSPGADMSIYFAYTEKERRLTSFHKEIEDLLYSSVENEEHLCVLNDRTKPIIFTMARLDRVKNLSGLVEWYGKNAKLREMANLVVVGGDRRKQSQDIEEQSEMKKMHAHIEKYNLNGQFRWISSQMNRVRNGELYRYICDSKGVFVQPALYEAFGLTVVEAMTCGLPTFATCNGGPAEIIVHGKSGFHIDPYHGEQAADLLVSFFEKCKNEPSHWDEISKGAMQRIEEKYTWQIYSQRLLTLTGVYGFWKHVSKLDRRESRRYLEMFYALKYRKLAESVPLTIEE, encoded by the exons ATGGCTGAACGTGTTATCACCCGCGTTCACAGCAGCCGTGAACGGTTGGATGAGACTCTTGCTGCTAACCGCAATGAAATTGTTGCCTTGCTCACCAG GATTGAAGCTAAGGGAAAAGGAATTCTTCAGCACCACCATATCATTGCTGAGTTTGAAGCCATTCCTGAAGACAACAGGAAGAAGCTTTTGGAAGGTGTATTTGGTGATGTTTTGAGGGCTGCACAG GAAGCAATTGTTTCACCTCCTTGGGTTGCCCTTGCTGTGAGACCAAGTCCTGGTGTTTGGGAGTACGTCAGAGTGAATGTGCATGCTCTTGTTGTTGAGGAGCTTCGTGTTGCCGAGTATCTCCGTTTCAAGGAGGAACTTGTTGATGGAAG CCAAAATGGCAACTTTGTGCTGGAGTTGGACTTTGAACCATTCAATGCATCTTTCCCTCGCCCAACTCTTTCAAAGTATATTGGTAATGGTGTTGAGTTCCTTAACCGTCACCTCTCTGCAAAATTGTTCCATGACAAGGAGAGTCTGCATCCTCTCCTTGAATTTCTCAAGGTCCACTGCCACAAGGGAAAG AACATGATGTTGAATGATCGAATTCAGAACTTGAATTCCTTGCAATATGTTCTGAGAAAGGCTGAAGAGTATCTAGTTGCATTGCCAGCCACTACTCCCTACTCTCAATTCGAGCACAAGTTCCAAGAGATCGGCCTCGAAAGAGGGTGGGGTGATACCGCTGAGCGTGTCCTTGAGATGATCAGACTTCTGTTGGATCTTCTTGAGGCACCAGATCCTTGCACCCTTGAAACTTTCCTTGGAAGAATTCCTATGGTTTTCAATGTTGTGATTATGTCTCCTCATGGATACTTCGCCCAAGACAATGTTTTGGGGTACCCTGATACCGGAGGACAG GTTGTCTATATCTTGGATCAAGTTCGTGCCTTGGAGACTGAAATGCTTCAGCGAATCAAGCAGCAAGGACTTGATATCACCCCTCGTATTCTCATT ATTACTCGACTTCTCCCTGATGCAGTTGGAACCACTTGTGGTCAGCGCCTGGAAAAAGTATATGGATCCGAGCACTCAGATATCCTTCGTATTCCCTTTAGAACTGAAAAGGGAATTGTTCGCAAATGGATCTCACGATTCGAAGTGTGGCCCTACCTAGAAACATACACTGAG GATGTTGCCACTGAAATTGGCAAGGAATTCCAGGGAAAGCCTGATTTGATCATTGGAAACTACAGTGATGGAAACATTGTTGCCTCCTTGTTAGCTCATAAGCTTGGTGTCACAGAG TGTACCATTGCTCATGCTCTAGAGAAAACGAAATATCCCGAATCAGACATCTACTGGAAGAAGTTTGATGATAAGTACCACTTCTCCTGCCAGTTCACTGCTGATCTCTTTGCCATGAATCACACAGATTTCATTATCACAAGTACATTCCAAGAAATTGCTGGAAG TAAGGACACTGTTGGTCAGTATGAGAGCCACACAGCTTTTACCCTACCTGGTCTTTACCGGGTTGTTCATGGTATTGATGTCTTCGATCCAAAATTCAACATTGTCTCTCCTGGTGCTGACATGAGCATTTACTTTGCCTACACCGAGAAGGAACGTAGGTTAACGTCTTTCCATAAAGAAATTGAAGATCTTCTCTACAGCTCTGTTGAGAATGAAGAGCACTT GTGTGTGCTAAATGACCGCACCAAGCCAATTATTTTCACCATGGCTAGGCTAGACAGAGTTAAGAATTTGTCTGGCCTTGTGGAATGGTATGGAAAGAATGCCAAGCTTCGGGAAATGGCTAATCTTGTAGTTGTTGGTGGTGATAGAAGAAAGCAGTCACAAGATATTGAAGAACAATCTGAAATGAAGAAAATGCACGCTCATATCGAGAAATACAATCTGAATGGCCAATTTAGATGGATTTCTTCCCAGATGAACAGGGTAAGGAACGGTGAGCTCTACCGATACATTTGTGACTCAAAGGGAGTTTTCGTGCAGCCTGCTCTGTATGAAGCTTTTGGTTTGACTGTTGTTGAGGCCATGACTTGTGGTTTGCCAACCTTCGCTACCTGCAATGGTGGTCCTGCTGAGATTATTGTACACGGAAAATCCGGCTTCCACATTGATCCTTATCACGGCGAACAGGCTGCTGATCTCCTTGTCAGCTTCTTCGAGAAGTGCAAGAACGAACCATCCCATTGGGATGAGATATCCAAGGGAGCTATGCAACGTATAGAGGAGAA GTATACCTGGCAAATATACTCTCAGAGGCTATTGACCCTGACTGGTGTGTATGGCTTCTGGAAACATGTATCGAAGCTGGACCGTCGCGAAAGCAGGCGTTACCTCGAGATGTTCTATGCTTTGAAATACCGTAAATTG GCTGAATCTGTTCCATTGACTATCGAAGAGTAA
- the LOC136202767 gene encoding pectinesterase-like, with translation MAIIFKIFNNSSSSSQNSSRTSQKSCIVVIIFLILITLLLSSFFLDFSPISKRKQHQVLSDSAIPSLHPTVKTVCKTTLYPSLCFTTLSSTNSTTFRRILETAMTASEKSVAKIRTQLQAYLAFQDLISHEKVALRDCLEMLDQTLDELGQAMDHLLAFPASLPNIGLLYSNLKTLLSASMTNQHTCIDGISDSNRSDFSVAKQIGDSLIPVIRMISNCLAIVTYMETINKDKSGNHRHLFAKMTQRGRGKFPAWMTSSDRILMEKKHKIKANITVSGDGSGDYRSISEAIKMVPKRSKNRFVIKINAGVYNETVEIPREKMNIMLIGDGMSKTIITGSKNIVDGFSTIDSATLSVAGDKFLARDLTILNTAGPHKYQAVAARVTSNSAFYRCNFSSYQDTLFAHSLRQFYRECTIQGTIDFIFGNAAAVFQNCLIVVRKPIHGQSNMITAQGRKDPNQNTGFSLENCTIVAGEELKAWTFLGRPWGNYSRTMVMKSYLGKLIHPQGWYKWDKYSTLETVEYIEHMNYGPGSDTRHRIKWRGYKKNCSQEIAQHFTVGEFLRDADSWLVSTAFPLFTAS, from the exons ATGGCGATCATCTTCAAGATTTTCAACaactcatcatcttcttcacagaattcatcaagaACCAGTCAAAAGTCTTGTATAGTCGTCATCATCTTCTTAATCCTTATAACATTACTCCTCTCTTCATTCTTCCTGGACTTCTCTCCTATCTCAAAACGAAAACAACATCAAGTATTATCCGACTCTGCAATTCCATCTTTACATCCTACTGTTAAAACTGTTTGTAAAACAACACTTTATCCTTCTCTATGCTTCACTACTCTCTCCTCCACGAATTCCACTACTTTCCGCCGTATTCTTGAAACGGCGATGACAGCTTCTGAGAAATCTGTAGCCAAAATACGAACGCAGCTTCAAGCCTATCTTGCTTTCCAAGATTTGATTTCGCATGAGAAGGTTGCGTTACGAGATTGTTTGGAAATGTTAGACCAAACCCTTGATGAACTCGGTCAAGCCATGGATCATCTTCTTGCTTTCCCTGCGTCACTACCTAATATCGGTTTGTTATATTCTAATCTCAAGACACTGCTTAGTGCATCCATGACGAATCAGCATACTTGCATTGATGGAATTTCTGATTCGAATCGATCTGATTTTAGTGTAGCAAAACAGATTGGAGACTCATTGATTCCTGTAATTCGTATGATTAGTAATTGTTTGGCCATTGTTACATATATGGAGACTATAAATAAGGACAAATCTGGTAATCATAGGCACTTGTTTGCTAAAATGACtcaaagaggaagaggaaaGTTTCCGGCATGGATGACATCCAGTGATCGGATTTTAATGGAAAAGAAGCACAAAATAAAGGCTAACATCACTGTTTCTGGAGACGGAAGTGGTGATTATCGGTCTATTAGTGAAGCTATAAAAATGGTGCCAAAGAGAAGTAAAAACAGGTTTGTGATAAAGATCAATGCAGGTGTTTACAATGAGACTGTGGAAATACCAAGGGAGAAGATGAACATCATGCTGATAGGAGATGGAATGTCCAAAACGATAATCACAGGGTCTAAGAACATTGTTGATGGATTTTCAACCATTGATTCAGCTACATTAA GTGTGGCAGGGGACAAATTCCTAGCTAGAGACTTGACAATCCTCAACACAGCAGGTCCACATAAATATCAGGCAGTTGCTGCAAGAGTGACATCAAACTCCGCCTTCTACCGCTGCAACTTCAGTTCATATCAGGACACACTTTTCGCTCACTCACTTCGCCAATTCTACCGCGAATGCACGATCCAAGGCACGATAGACTTCATCTTCGGGAACGCAGCAGCAGTATTCCAGAACTGTTTGATAGTTGTTCGCAAACCGATCCATGGACAAAGCAACATGATCACAGCTCAAGGAAGAAAAGACCCGAATCAGAACACGGGTTTCTCATTGGAAAACTGCACCATTGTGGCAGGAGAAGAGCTGAAAGCGTGGACGTTCTTAGGCAGGCCGTGGGGAAACTACTCAAGGACTATGGTGATGAAGAGTTACTTGGGGAAGTTGATACATCCACAGGGTTGGTATAAATGGGACAAGTATAGCACTTTGGAGACTGTGGAGTATATTGAACATATGAACTATGGACCAGGATCAGATACAAGACATAGAATAAAGTGGAGAGGGTATAAGAAAAACTGCAGTCAAGAAATTGCTCAACACTTTACAGTAGGAGAATTCTTGCGTGATGCAGATTCTTGGTTAGTGTCCACTGCATTTCCTCTTTTTACTGCTTCTTGA